In Neorhodopirellula lusitana, the following are encoded in one genomic region:
- a CDS encoding alpha-L-fucosidase — protein sequence MKYLLSTLLIVILGSLASQADEAPKKAPKKPARNASFEYRFSDDLEQTADSIERQKKWFRDAKFGAFIHFGVYSALEGEYEGRGSQHRYSEWIQVSAKMTADEYHQVAAKFNPSEFDADEWAKTFKDSGIRYVVITSKHHDGFALFKSMVSDYNIVDYTPFKRDIIKELSEACHRQGLKFGVYYSQAQDWDEPDAPFIAPRFDGLHKVIHPDLPDDFEPDMDRYIAKKGLPQVEELVKNYDLDLIWFDTPRDMNLERVKLYSDMVRKYRPDCLINSRIIHSGKGKIEASYLPYYDYVSIGDKEVPTRKLPLYFESPDSVSSSFGYKTKGNCYYHTPEEMLHRFVHTVCAGGNALINNGPMGNGKLDPEAVRLYGAIGDWLEVNGESIYGTVRNPLEQRPEWGDISASKDGKTLYLHILHWPESEAISLSDLPSVATSASYLANGEKAKFSQQEDSLKITLPAKPLSEYDTVVKVNF from the coding sequence ATGAAATACCTACTGTCAACCCTCTTGATTGTGATCCTGGGTTCACTCGCCTCTCAAGCGGACGAAGCCCCCAAAAAGGCTCCTAAAAAGCCTGCTCGAAACGCGAGTTTCGAATATCGCTTTTCGGATGACCTGGAACAGACTGCCGACTCGATAGAACGACAGAAAAAATGGTTCCGCGACGCCAAGTTTGGTGCGTTTATCCACTTTGGTGTCTATTCGGCATTGGAAGGTGAGTACGAGGGGCGTGGCTCGCAGCACCGCTATTCCGAATGGATTCAAGTTTCCGCGAAAATGACGGCCGATGAGTACCATCAGGTCGCGGCAAAATTCAATCCTTCGGAATTCGATGCCGACGAGTGGGCCAAGACCTTCAAGGATTCCGGCATTCGCTATGTCGTCATTACCTCCAAACATCACGATGGCTTCGCACTCTTTAAGTCAATGGTCAGCGATTACAACATCGTTGACTACACGCCATTCAAACGCGACATCATCAAAGAGTTGAGCGAAGCCTGTCACCGACAGGGACTGAAGTTCGGCGTCTACTATTCACAGGCCCAAGATTGGGACGAACCCGACGCGCCCTTCATTGCTCCCCGATTTGATGGCTTACACAAGGTCATTCACCCCGATCTGCCGGACGATTTCGAACCCGACATGGATCGCTACATCGCGAAAAAAGGCCTGCCTCAGGTCGAAGAATTGGTCAAGAATTATGACCTTGATTTGATTTGGTTTGATACGCCCCGCGACATGAACTTGGAACGGGTGAAGCTGTATAGCGACATGGTACGAAAGTACCGCCCGGACTGCCTGATCAACTCTCGGATCATTCATTCCGGAAAAGGAAAGATCGAAGCGTCATATCTGCCATATTACGACTACGTATCGATCGGTGACAAAGAAGTCCCCACGCGAAAACTGCCGCTCTATTTCGAGTCGCCCGACAGTGTCAGTTCCTCTTTCGGCTACAAGACCAAAGGCAATTGCTACTACCACACCCCCGAAGAAATGCTGCATCGTTTCGTGCACACGGTTTGTGCGGGCGGCAACGCGTTGATCAATAACGGACCGATGGGCAACGGGAAACTCGATCCGGAAGCCGTTCGCCTCTACGGTGCGATCGGCGATTGGCTGGAAGTCAACGGAGAATCGATCTATGGAACCGTGCGGAATCCGTTGGAACAGCGTCCCGAATGGGGTGACATTTCCGCAAGCAAGGATGGAAAAACGCTTTACCTGCATATTCTCCATTGGCCGGAATCTGAGGCGATTTCACTGTCCGATCTGCCATCCGTTGCAACCTCCGCGTCGTATCTGGCCAATGGCGAAAAGGCCAAATTTAGTCAGCAAGAAGACTCACTTAAAATCACACTCCCTGCGAAACCACTTAGCGAATACGACACCGTTGTCAAAGTGAACTTTTAG